The proteins below come from a single Drosophila kikkawai strain 14028-0561.14 chromosome 3R, DkikHiC1v2, whole genome shotgun sequence genomic window:
- the LOC108082646 gene encoding uncharacterized protein, which produces MGILFSKRKREDDEVTVKASEPENQPDVPVPVPEIDQSHLLPKWLNETQFEELLAANVAQFSKILGFRMKPAMAPGENYATLMLRISIDVELTDKSTKLVSFMMKIPHDTAQMQQMLKLANFFTTENLAYIDYLPKMEELYKAKGLDIRFAPRAYKLSADKEPKLANTVLMNDLGQDGYKNFNRLNCLNLEQSKFAIKKLAQYHAASARMIEVHGPYPDVFVLGSMGTNVELIMQFLEGMVGSFRTAFLANLKNFKNGESYREKLEKALGTLSNSFMQVGVVDPAEFNVLNHGDCWMNNLLFKVGSKGELEDMVFVDFQNPKYGTPTMDLIYFIITSVHIDYKLEYFDYFIRYYHEQLTLHLNLLGFTGRQPSLRELHIAVIKNGGWGLFPTIAVLPVVLLDSTEAATFENFMGESEAGTNFRNLLYSNKRYQRYIDRILPWIENRGFLEVSNFTIPLPKASEPAMAAESTPKAALEPSPAQPENQNQILDWLNVNDFKDIISQTEPEFEKIVKGTWKSATKPGDNYASSLLKVDIEAQLKNGSVKTFSYILKVQTSNETINFSDFNLFPKEIEMYGKYVPAFEQVYKDAGSPVTFSAKSFRFSKEVSAEYLLMDNLQTSGFKMADRMKGMDMEHSKCTLKKLAQWHAASLKYKELNGPYPPKYDNGIFSEKTAVVFKSMFVKKRNAFLAELAKFDGVDEYLHKLPPFMEAHVDKIIEDAKIDETEFNVLNHGDAWINNIMFQHDAEGRVKETFLLDHQVTKYGNPAQDLYYFIMSSTHLDIKIDQFDYLIRWYHENLEAHAKLLKYSGFVPSLKELHIILLEHPIYAAGTVLTTLTACLNKPEDNFSTDAFLKDDAEGAAIRAALYNNERYRANVERIMPWLNKRGLLDGYGEETTE; this is translated from the exons ATGGGTATTTTGTTTTCTAAGAGGAAGAGGGAAGACGACGAAGTGACAGTGAAGGCTTCAGAACCCGAAAATCAGCCAGatgtgccagtgccagtgccagagATTGACCAGAGTCACTTGCTGCCCAAGTGGCTAAATGAAACGCAATTCGAGGAATTACTCGCCGCGAATGTCGCTCAGTTCTCCAAGATTCTGGGTTTCCGGATGAAGCCCGCGATGGCACCCGGAGAGAACTATGCCACTCTTATGCTCAGGATCAGCATCGATGTGGAGCTCACTG ATAAAAGCACCAAGCTAGTCTCTTTTATGATGAAAATTCCCCACGATACTGCACAAATGCAACAAATGCTGAAATTGGCCAACTTCTTTACCACCGAGAACCTGGCCTACATTGATTATCTGCCCAAAATGGAGGAGCTCTACAAGGCCAAGGGTCTGGACATTCGCTTCGCTCCTCGGGCCTACAAACTTAGTGCCGACAAGGAGCCGAAGCTGGCCAACACTGTGCTGATGAACGATCTGGGCCAGGATGGATACAAGAACTTTAATCGTCTAAACTGCCTGAACCTGGAGCAATCCAAGTTCGCCATCAAGAAACTAGCACAGTACCACGCAGCCAGCGCAAGGATGATTGAAGTGCATGGACCCTATCCCGATGTATTCGTCTTGGGTTCAATGGGAACGAATGTGGAACTCATAATGCAGTTTCTGGAGGGCATGGTTGGATCTTTCCGAACTGCATTCCTGGCCAATCTAAAGAACTTTAAGAACGGCGAAAGCTATCGGGAGAAGCTT GAAAAAGCACTTGGGACCCTATCCAATTCGTTCATGCAAGTGGGCGTAGTTGATCCTGCGGAGTTCAATGTGCTTAATCACGGTGATTGCTGGATGAACAATCTCCTCTTCAAGGTGGGCTCCAAGGGCGAGTTGGAAGACATGGTCTTTGTTGATTTCCAGAACCCCAAATATGGAACGCCAACAATGGACCTGATTTACTTCATCATCACCTCGGTGCACATCGACTACAAGCTGGAGTACTTTGACTACTTTATCAGGTACTATCACGAGCAGCTGACCCTGCACCTGAACCTTTTAGGTTTTACCGGCCGGCAGCCTTCCCTGCGGGAGCTGCACATTGCCGTGATCAAGAATGGTGGCTGGGGGCTGTTCCCTACAATCGCCGTACTGCCTGTGGTGCTTTTGGACTCCACCGAGGCGGCCACATTCGAAAATTTCATGGGCGAGAGCGAAGCCGGCACAAATTTCAGGAACCTTTTGTACTCCAACAAGCGTTATCAGCGCTATATTGACCGGATTCTCCCTTGGATTGAAAATCGGGGCTTCTTGGAAGTCAG caATTTTACAATTCCACTCCCAAAGGCCTCAGAGCCTGCAATGGCAGCAGAGTCTACTCCCAAGGCTGCACTGGAGCCGTCCCCTGCACAGCCTGAAAATCAGAACCAAATCTTGGATTGGCTTAATGTCAACGACTTCAAAGACATTATCTCCCAAACTGAACCTGAATTTGAGAAGATTGTCAAAGGAACCTGGAAATCAGCCACAAAACCGGGGGAT AACTACGCCTCCAGTCTTCTAAAGGTCGACATAGAAGCGCAATTAAAGA ATGGCAGCGTCAAGACCTTCTCCTACATCCTGAAGGTGCAAACATCCAACGAAACTATCAACTTCTCCGACTTTAACCTGTTCCCCAAGGAGATCGAGATGTACGGCAAATATGTGCCCGCCTTTGAACAGGTCTACAAGGACGCAGGCTCTCCGGTCACATTCAGTGCCAAGTCCTTCCGATTCAGCAAAGAGGTCAGCGCAGAATATCTGTTAATGGACAACCTGCAGACTAGCGGTTTTAAGATGGCTGATCGCATGAAGGGCATGGACATGGAGCACAGCAAGTGCACCCTGAAAAAGCTGGCCCAGTGGCATGCCGCCTCCCTGAAGTACAAGGAACTGAATGGACCTTATCCACCGAAATACGATAATGGCATCTTCTCGGAGAAGACGGCGGTTGTGTTCAAGAGTATGTTTGTTAAGAAAAGGAACGCATTTTTGGCTGAATTGGCCAAGTTTGACGGAGTCGATGAGTACCTGCATAAATTG CCACCTTTCATGGAAGCCCATGTGGATAAAATCATAGAAGATGCCAAAATTGACGAGACAGAGTTCAATGTGCTCAACCATGGCGATGCCTGGATCAACAATATTATGTTCCAACACGACGCCGAGGGACGCGTCAAGGAGACCTTCCTGCTGGATCACCAGGTCACAAAATACGGAAATCCCGCTCAGGATCTCTACTACTTCATCATGAGCTCCACTCACCTGGATATCAAAATCGATCAGTTTGACTATCTAATCCGTTGGTATCACGAGAACCTGGAGGCCCATGCCAAGCTGTTGAAGTACAGTGGCTTTGTACCTTCGCTCAAGGAATTGCACATCATTCTGCTAGAGCATCCCATCTATG CTGCTGGAACCGTGCTAACCACCCTGACAGCTTGTCTGAACAAACCAGAAGACAACTTCTCGACCGATGCCTTTTTAAAGGACGATGCAGAGGGAGCAGCCATCCGAGCTGCGCTGTACAACAACGAACGCTACAGGGCCAATGTAGAGCGCATTATGCCTTGGTTAAACAAACGTGGCCTACTCGATGGCTATGGCGAGGAGACAAccgaataa
- the Ho gene encoding uncharacterized protein Ho: MSTAEETTAASAESVEDVEFVDMAFTKELRKATKDVHNLTDAVVNAKFAFALSDDEVWYDGLLAFYELYKFFETHLPERLLPKEFYRTEAFERDFAYFYGAKWKETYEIRPAVQKYLEHLEKVAAQNELLLFAYAYQMYMALMSGGQMLQKKRMIARKLWIFSKGDDQELQRQAEKEAELATARAADAALDQEDLQARPMPAQVTICPRGCEATYFPEKIPVLKAKLRRVFNDHYGAFDDELRAAFIEESRNVFRFNIEVVRTIKGVNRANLRKLALAAIFVTSIVLAIKLAIK; encoded by the exons ATGTCAACGGCCGAGGAAACAACTGCGGCTTCGGCGGAATCCGTGGAGGATGTGGAATTTGTGGACATGGCGTTCACCAAAGAGTTGCGTAAAGCCACAAAGGATGTGCATAATCTCACAGATGCGGTTGTAAATGCAAAGTTTGCCTTTG CTCTTTCGGATGACGAGGTGTGGTACGATGGCCTGCTGGCCTTCTACGAGTTGTACAAGTTCTTCGAGACCCATTTGCCGGAGCGCCTGCTGCCAAAGGAGTTCTACAGGACAGAGGCTTTCGAGCGCGATTTCGCTTATTTCTACGGTGCCAAGTGGAAGGAAACCTACGAGATTCGTCCAGCAGTCCAAAAGTATCTGGAACATCTGGAGAAGGTGGCTGCCCAGAATGAACTGCTTCTGTTCGCCTACGCCTACCAGATGTACATGGCCCTGATGTCCGGCGGCCAGATGCTTCAGAAGAAGCGCATGATTGCTAGGAAACTATGGATCTTCTCCAAAGGCGACGACCAGGAGCTGCAGAGGCAGGCCGAAAAGGAGGCTGAACTGGCCACTGCTAGGGCGGCAGACGCTGCCTTGGATCAGGAGGATTTACAGGCTAGACCGATGCCCGCCCAGGTCACAATCTGTCCCCGTGGCTGCGAGGCCACATATTTTCCCGAAAAG ATTCCTGTTCTCAAGGCCAAGCTTAGACGCGTTTTCAACGACCATTATGGAGCCTTTGATGACGAATTGCGTGCCGCCTTCATTGAGGAAAGTCGCAATGTATTTCGCTTCAACATCGAGGTCGTGCGCACCATTAAGGGCGTTAATCGAGCCAATCTCAGGAAGCTGGCCTTGGCCGCTATCTTTGTAACTAGTATTGTTTTGGCCATCAAATTAGCCATTAAGTAA
- the Vps15 gene encoding phosphoinositide 3-kinase regulatory subunit 4 isoform X1, giving the protein MGNQLVGIAPSQIYAVEHYFSGQFGSEITFSSNMGSTRFFKVAKAKTDEGQIVVKVFVKHDPTLPLEDHKERLEGIKKTLSLANAVNCLPFQRVELIDKAAYIMREYVKHSLYDRVSTRPFLTVLEKKWITFQILCALNQCHKQKICHGDIKLENILITSWNWILLSDFASFKPTYLPEDNPADYTYFFDTSRRRTCYIAPERFVKTLASDDDGSNGNMSVIHTDSIIRLAPSYAGNTLLPAMDIFSAGCALLELWTEGTAPFELSQLLAYRRGERDLVEKHLAGIENERLRNLLASMIDIHSINRKSAEDYLDQERGELFPEYFYSFLQSYLQMFSSTPIMSPDDKIQCLHKDIGHCIKVLTQVEDVTPEEDAETEKKDPTMCASRLPPEHDGLILIITVVTSCIRGLKQSNTKIAALELLQKLSKYTTSETILDRILPYILHLAQKSPAKVQVQAIETLTACLGMVKDIPRSDANVFPEYILPSITDLASEASAVIVRVAFARNIAALAKSAVYFLEETQRNAPNEMPTPRYEAELNALHDIVRQAVLSLLTDSQPVVKQTLMESGICDLCAFFGKEKANDVILSHIMTFLNDEDKNLRGAFYDNIAGVAGYVGWQASDILVPLLQQGFTDREEFVIAKAIRAVTILIELGHIKKPAVTEIVQETACYLCHPNLWVRHEICGMIATTARNLSAIDVQCKIMPAIGAFLKVPLIQVEKPHILLDCVQPPVPRQIFDSVLRFQDIHHFFGALEDRARVRSQTRQGALPQYEEMGQTLRNLFRRLSSEGLTDLIEMQLLAMNPFMISLKHKALQDLDDTASGNGRIVVSRKQVACHEYPLADKVTKMPIENRSSEGPALVSPASDAAITPLGAGGLAGSPASGAIVLGVPTANVSAATSLGEYTMPERNCWLERSSECRKDLESLTAKIKSRYNVLAISQRCSYDKLVTPYPPGWRMNGTLVAHLHEHSESVIKLASLRPHGSLFASGSIDGTVRLWDCGKLNGNQGVNKSRQVYSANTPIYALAACDSGQSLAVGGKDGSMLMMRIDRNSAKMTLQQALDQNDHNDGPVVDMHAYDQATQSVIVYATLYGGIVAWDTRMQHSAWRLQNELRHGVITTICADPTGSWLATGTSGGKHICWDLRFRLPIAEIKHPADSWIRKVACHPTEPSYLISASQSNNEVSVWNIETGQRQTVLWASPAAALSSASPSDPATTCGILSGVVDGSPFILTGSSDQRIRYWDIANPKNSSLKVPAANDNLADVAFNYSARLIDGSQVIEEQIISMSNTADSQQLRASTEENPRSGPDMPTASHHDAITDLLMCKDKGQIYIASASRDGVIKLWK; this is encoded by the exons ATGGGGAATCAACTGGTGGGCATTGCCCCCTCTCAGATCTATGCGGTGGAGCACTACTTTTCCGGCCAGTTTGGCTCCGAAATCACCTTCAGTTCCAA CATGGGAAGCACCCGCTTTTTCAAGGTGGCCAAGGCGAAAACTGACGAGGGCCAGATTGTGGTCAAGGTGTTTGTGAAGCATGATCCCACTCTGCCGCTGGAGGATCACAAGGAGCGACTGGAGGGCATTAAGAAGACTCTCTCTTTGGCCAATGCTGTGAACTGTCTGCCCTTTCAACGTGTTGAG CTCATCGACAAGGCTGCCTACATTATGCGAGAGTATGTGAAGCACAGTTTGTATGACCGCGTCTCCACCCGACCCTTTCTCACCGTTCTGGAGAAGAAATGGATCACCTTCCAGATCCTGTGCGCCCTGAATCAGTGCCACAAGCAGAAGATATGCCATGGAGACATCAAGCTGGAGAACATACTGATTACATCCTGGAATTGGATTTTGCTCTCGGACTTTGCCTCGTTCAAGCCCACATATTTGCCGGAAGATAATCCCGCCGACTATACGTATTTCTTTGATACGAGTCGAAGGAGGACCTGCTATATAGCCCCTGAGCGATTCGTTAAGACTTTGGCCTCGGATGACGATGGCAGCAATGGCAACATGTCGGTGATTCACACGGATTCCATCATTCGTCTGGCCCCCAGTTATGCGGGAAATACTTTGCTGCCGGCCATGGATATATTTTCAGCAGG TTGCGCTTTGCTAGAACTCTGGACAGAGGGAACAGCGCCCTTTGAGCTCTCACAGCTGCTGGCCTATCGGCGCGGTGAACGGGACTTGGTAGAGAAGCACTTGGCGGGTATTGAAAACGAGCGTTTGCGCAATCTGCTGGCCTCCATGATCGACATTCACTCGATAAACCGAAAGAGTGCCGAGGATTACTTGGATCAGGAGCGTGGCGAGCTGTTTCCCGAATACTTTTACTCCTTTTTGCAATCTTATTTGCAAATGTTTTCCTCAACGCCGATAATGTCGCCGGATGATAAGATCCAGTGCCTGCACAAGGATATTGGACATTGCATCAAAGTACTAACACAGGTGGAGGATGTCACACCGGAAGAGGATGCTGAAACGGAGAAGAAGGATCCCACAATGTGTGCCTCACGACTGCCACCAGAGCACGATGGCCTCATCCTGATAATCACAGTGGTCACCTCCTGCATACGCGGTCTCAAGCAGTCCAATACCAAGATAGCTGCCTtggagctcctgcagaagctGTCGAAATATACCACCTCGGAGACTATATTGGATCGGATATTGCCCTATATA CTGCATTTGGCTCAGAAATCGCCTGCCAAGGTGCAGGTTCAGGCCATTGAGACTCTGACCGCTTGCCTGGGCATGGTGAAGGACATTCCGCGCAGCGATGCCAACGTTTTTCCCGAATACATTCTGCCCTCCATCACGGATCTGGCCAGCGAGGCGAGTGCGGTAATTGTTAGAGTAGCCTTTGCCCGGAATATAGCGGCGCTGGCCAAGAGCGCTGTCTACTTCCTGGAGGAGACACAGCGGAATGCTCCGAACGAGATGCCAACGCCACGCTACGAGGCGGAACTGAATGCTCTCCATGACATCGTGAGACAGGCGGTGCTCAGCCTGCTGACCGATTCCCAGCCGGTGGTCAAGCAAACCCTGATGGAGTCGGGCATTTGCGATCTGTGCGCTTTCTTTGGTAAGGAAAAGGCCAACGATGTGATCCTCTCGCACATCATGACCTTCCTGAACGACGAGGATAAGAACTTGAGGGGAGCCTTCTATGACAACATTGCTGGCGTTGCTGGCTATGTGGGCTGGCAGGCATCGGATATATTGGTGCCGCTACTGCAGCAGGGATTCACAGATCGCGAGGAGTTCGTCATAGCCAAGGCCATTCGGGCGGTGACCATTCTCATCGAATTGGGTCACATCAAGAAGCCAGCGGTAACGGAGATCGTCCAGGAGACGGCCTGCTACTTGTGCCACCCGAATCTGTGGGTTCGCCACGAAATCTGCGGCATGATCGCCACCACCGCCCGCAATCTCAGCGCCATCGATGTCCAGTGCAAGATAATGCCGGCAATTGGCGCTTTTCTCAAGGTTCCTCTCATTCAGGTGGAAAAGCCACATATCCTGCTGGATTGCGTACAGCCGCCAGTGCCAAGGCAGATCTTTGACAGTGTGCTGCGTTTTCAGGACATCCACCACTTCTTTGGAGCGCTGGAAGATCGGGCAAGGGTTCGCAGTCAGACTAGGCAGGGAGCCCTGCCGCAATACGAGGAAATGGGACAAACCCTCAGGAAT TTGTTTAGACGCCTCTCCTCCGAGGGCTTGACGGACCTCATTGAGATGCAACTGCTTGCCATGAATCCTTTCATGATCTCCCTAAAGCACAAGGCTCTGCAGGATCTGGATGATACGGCTTCTGGCAATGGCCGCATCGTGGTCAGTCGCAAGCAAGTCGCTTGCCATGAATATCCGCTGGCGGACAAGGTCACCAAGATGCCAATAGAAAATC GATCCAGCGAAGGACCCGCTCTGGTATCGCCTGCATCAGATGCAGCCATCACTCCCCTGGGCGCTGGCGGATTAGCTGGAAGTCCTGCCTCCGGAGCAATAGTCCTGGGTGTGCCCACAGCCAATGTGAGTGCGGCTACTTCGCTGGGCGAGTACACAATGCCGGAGCGTAATTGCTGGCTCGAGCGCTCATCCGAGTGCCGCAAGGATCTAGAGTCGCTGACGGCGAAGATCAAGAGTCGCTATAATGTGCTGGCCATCTCACAACGCTGCAGCTACGATAAGCTGGTTACACCATATCCACCCGGTTGGCGAATGAATGGCACTCTGGTGGCCCATCTTCACGAGCATTCAGAGTCGGTGATCAAGCTGGCCTCGTTGCGTCCTCATGGCTCGCTCTTTGCCAGCGGCAGCATTGACGGAACTGTGCGTTTGTGGGACTGCGGCAAGCTGAATGGGAACCAGGGAGTGAATAAGTCGAGGCAGGTTTACTCAGCGAATACGCCCATCTATGCCCTGGCTGCCTGCGACAGCGGTCAGTCGCTGGCGGTGGGCGGCAAGGATGGCAGCATGCTGATGATGAGGATCGATCGAAACTCTGCCAAGATGACGCTACAGCAGGCGCTGGATCAGAA CGATCACAATGACGGACCTGTGGTGGATATGCATGCCTACGATCAGGCCACGCAAAGCGTCATTGTTTATGCCACGTTGTACGGCGGAATCGTGGCCTGGGACACACGCATGCAGCACAGTGCCTGGCGGCTGCAGAACGAGCTGCGGCACGGAGTTATCACCACCATCTGTGCGGATCCCACGGGCTCGTGGCTAGCCACTGGCACAAGCGGGGGAAAGCACATCTGCTGGGATCTGCGTTTCCGATTGCCCATCGCCGAGATCAAACATCCCGCCGACTCGTGGATCCGCAAGGTGGCCTGCCATCCCACAGAGCCATCGTATCTCATTTCGGCCTCGCAATCCAACAACGAGGTGTCCGTGTGGAATATTGAGACGGGTCAGCGGCAGACAGTTTTGTGGGCTAGTCCGGCAGCCGCTCTGTCCAGCGCCAGTCCCAGTGATCCGGCCACCACGTGTGGCATCCTAAGTGGCGTCGTGGATGGTTCACCCTTCATTCTAACCGGAAGCTCGGACCAGCGTATCCGGTACTGGGACATAGCCAATCCAAAGAACTCTTCGCTAAAAGTGCCAGCGGCTAATGATAACCTGGCGGATGTGGCCTTTAATTACAG CGCCCGCTTGATTGATGGCAGCCAGGTGATTGAGGAGCAAATCATTTCCATGAGCAACACAGCCGATTCACAGCAACTAAGAGCCTCCACGGAGGAGAACCCACGCTCAGGACCGGACATGCCCACGGCCAGCCACCACGATGCCATCACGGATTTGCTGATGTGCAAGGACAAGGGACAGATCTACATAGCATCGGCATCGCGCGACGGTGTCATCAAGCTGTGGAAGTGA
- the Vps15 gene encoding phosphoinositide 3-kinase regulatory subunit 4 isoform X2 has product MGNQLVGIAPSQIYAVEHYFSGQFGSEITFSSNMGSTRFFKVAKAKTDEGQIVVKVFVKHDPTLPLEDHKERLEGIKKTLSLANAVNCLPFQRVELIDKAAYIMREYVKHSLYDRVSTRPFLTVLEKKWITFQILCALNQCHKQKICHGDIKLENILITSWNWILLSDFASFKPTYLPEDNPADYTYFFDTSRRRTCYIAPERFVKTLASDDDGSNGNMSVIHTDSIIRLAPSYAGNTLLPAMDIFSAGCALLELWTEGTAPFELSQLLAYRRGERDLVEKHLAGIENERLRNLLASMIDIHSINRKSAEDYLDQERGELFPEYFYSFLQSYLQMFSSTPIMSPDDKIQCLHKDIGHCIKVLTQVEDVTPEEDAETEKKDPTMCASRLPPEHDGLILIITVVTSCIRGLKQSNTKIAALELLQKLSKYTTSETILDRILPYILHLAQKSPAKVQVQAIETLTACLGMVKDIPRSDANVFPEYILPSITDLASEASAVIVRVAFARNIAALAKSAVYFLEETQRNAPNEMPTPRYEAELNALHDIVRQAVLSLLTDSQPVVKQTLMESGICDLCAFFGKEKANDVILSHIMTFLNDEDKNLRGAFYDNIAGVAGYVGWQASDILVPLLQQGFTDREEFVIAKAIRAVTILIELGHIKKPAVTEIVQETACYLCHPNLWVRHEICGMIATTARNLSAIDVQCKIMPAIGAFLKVPLIQVEKPHILLDCVQPPVPRQIFDSVLRFQDIHHFFGALEDRARVRSQTRQGALPQYEEMGQTLRNLFRRLSSEGLTDLIEMQLLAMNPFMISLKHKALQDLDDTASGNGRIVVSRKQVACHEYPLADKVTKMPIENHFFSSGVWSFIR; this is encoded by the exons ATGGGGAATCAACTGGTGGGCATTGCCCCCTCTCAGATCTATGCGGTGGAGCACTACTTTTCCGGCCAGTTTGGCTCCGAAATCACCTTCAGTTCCAA CATGGGAAGCACCCGCTTTTTCAAGGTGGCCAAGGCGAAAACTGACGAGGGCCAGATTGTGGTCAAGGTGTTTGTGAAGCATGATCCCACTCTGCCGCTGGAGGATCACAAGGAGCGACTGGAGGGCATTAAGAAGACTCTCTCTTTGGCCAATGCTGTGAACTGTCTGCCCTTTCAACGTGTTGAG CTCATCGACAAGGCTGCCTACATTATGCGAGAGTATGTGAAGCACAGTTTGTATGACCGCGTCTCCACCCGACCCTTTCTCACCGTTCTGGAGAAGAAATGGATCACCTTCCAGATCCTGTGCGCCCTGAATCAGTGCCACAAGCAGAAGATATGCCATGGAGACATCAAGCTGGAGAACATACTGATTACATCCTGGAATTGGATTTTGCTCTCGGACTTTGCCTCGTTCAAGCCCACATATTTGCCGGAAGATAATCCCGCCGACTATACGTATTTCTTTGATACGAGTCGAAGGAGGACCTGCTATATAGCCCCTGAGCGATTCGTTAAGACTTTGGCCTCGGATGACGATGGCAGCAATGGCAACATGTCGGTGATTCACACGGATTCCATCATTCGTCTGGCCCCCAGTTATGCGGGAAATACTTTGCTGCCGGCCATGGATATATTTTCAGCAGG TTGCGCTTTGCTAGAACTCTGGACAGAGGGAACAGCGCCCTTTGAGCTCTCACAGCTGCTGGCCTATCGGCGCGGTGAACGGGACTTGGTAGAGAAGCACTTGGCGGGTATTGAAAACGAGCGTTTGCGCAATCTGCTGGCCTCCATGATCGACATTCACTCGATAAACCGAAAGAGTGCCGAGGATTACTTGGATCAGGAGCGTGGCGAGCTGTTTCCCGAATACTTTTACTCCTTTTTGCAATCTTATTTGCAAATGTTTTCCTCAACGCCGATAATGTCGCCGGATGATAAGATCCAGTGCCTGCACAAGGATATTGGACATTGCATCAAAGTACTAACACAGGTGGAGGATGTCACACCGGAAGAGGATGCTGAAACGGAGAAGAAGGATCCCACAATGTGTGCCTCACGACTGCCACCAGAGCACGATGGCCTCATCCTGATAATCACAGTGGTCACCTCCTGCATACGCGGTCTCAAGCAGTCCAATACCAAGATAGCTGCCTtggagctcctgcagaagctGTCGAAATATACCACCTCGGAGACTATATTGGATCGGATATTGCCCTATATA CTGCATTTGGCTCAGAAATCGCCTGCCAAGGTGCAGGTTCAGGCCATTGAGACTCTGACCGCTTGCCTGGGCATGGTGAAGGACATTCCGCGCAGCGATGCCAACGTTTTTCCCGAATACATTCTGCCCTCCATCACGGATCTGGCCAGCGAGGCGAGTGCGGTAATTGTTAGAGTAGCCTTTGCCCGGAATATAGCGGCGCTGGCCAAGAGCGCTGTCTACTTCCTGGAGGAGACACAGCGGAATGCTCCGAACGAGATGCCAACGCCACGCTACGAGGCGGAACTGAATGCTCTCCATGACATCGTGAGACAGGCGGTGCTCAGCCTGCTGACCGATTCCCAGCCGGTGGTCAAGCAAACCCTGATGGAGTCGGGCATTTGCGATCTGTGCGCTTTCTTTGGTAAGGAAAAGGCCAACGATGTGATCCTCTCGCACATCATGACCTTCCTGAACGACGAGGATAAGAACTTGAGGGGAGCCTTCTATGACAACATTGCTGGCGTTGCTGGCTATGTGGGCTGGCAGGCATCGGATATATTGGTGCCGCTACTGCAGCAGGGATTCACAGATCGCGAGGAGTTCGTCATAGCCAAGGCCATTCGGGCGGTGACCATTCTCATCGAATTGGGTCACATCAAGAAGCCAGCGGTAACGGAGATCGTCCAGGAGACGGCCTGCTACTTGTGCCACCCGAATCTGTGGGTTCGCCACGAAATCTGCGGCATGATCGCCACCACCGCCCGCAATCTCAGCGCCATCGATGTCCAGTGCAAGATAATGCCGGCAATTGGCGCTTTTCTCAAGGTTCCTCTCATTCAGGTGGAAAAGCCACATATCCTGCTGGATTGCGTACAGCCGCCAGTGCCAAGGCAGATCTTTGACAGTGTGCTGCGTTTTCAGGACATCCACCACTTCTTTGGAGCGCTGGAAGATCGGGCAAGGGTTCGCAGTCAGACTAGGCAGGGAGCCCTGCCGCAATACGAGGAAATGGGACAAACCCTCAGGAAT TTGTTTAGACGCCTCTCCTCCGAGGGCTTGACGGACCTCATTGAGATGCAACTGCTTGCCATGAATCCTTTCATGATCTCCCTAAAGCACAAGGCTCTGCAGGATCTGGATGATACGGCTTCTGGCAATGGCCGCATCGTGGTCAGTCGCAAGCAAGTCGCTTGCCATGAATATCCGCTGGCGGACAAGGTCACCAAGATGCCAATAGAAAATC atttttttaGTTCTGGTGTTTGGTCGTTTATACGTTGA